In the genome of Mycobacterium kansasii ATCC 12478, one region contains:
- a CDS encoding type VII secretion target — protein sequence MAGFETVRGATGACVQQVDGQLAESLRKAAGAYLDTDEGAAGVLSKFFR from the coding sequence CTGGCAGGGTTCGAGACCGTTCGCGGTGCCACCGGCGCGTGCGTTCAACAGGTCGACGGACAGCTGGCAGAAAGTCTTCGTAAGGCCGCCGGTGCTTATCTCGACACCGACGAAGGGGCGGCCGGCGTGCTCAGCAAATTCTTTCGCTGA
- a CDS encoding acyl-CoA synthetase: MVDLNLSMVTRPVERLVATAQNGLEVLRLGGLETGSAPSPSQIVESVPMYKLRRYFPPDTRPGHAPVGPPVLMVHPMMMSADMWDVTREDGAVGILHARGLDPWVIDFGSPDKVEGGMRRNLADHIVALSQAIDTVKDTTGQDVHLVGYSQGGMWCYQVAAYRRSKNLASIVAFGSPVDTLAALPMGIPANFGAAAASFMADHVFNRLAIPSWMARTGFQMMDPLKTAKARLDFLRQLHDREALLPREQQRRFLESEGWIAWSGPAISELLKQFIAHNRMMTGGFAISGQMVTLTDITCPILAFVGEVDDIGQPASVRGIRRAAPNTEVYECLIRTGHFGLVVGSRAAHQSWPTVADWVRWISSDGDKPANISLMVEQSAEHTDSGVAFSSRVAHGIGEVSEAALAMARGAAEAVVAANKSMRTLAVETVRTLPRLARLGQLNDHTRISLGRIIDEQAHDAPQGEFLLFDDRVHTYEAVNRRINNVVRGLIDVGVRQGDRVGVLMETRPSALVAIAALSRLGAIVVLMRQDVDLAAQVRLGGATEIITDPTNLAAARQLPGQVLVLGGGESRDLHLPEDADVIDMEKIDPDAVQLPAWYRQNPGLARDLAFIAFSAVGGELVAKQITNYRWAVSAFGTASTAALDRRDTVYCLTPLHHESALLVSLGGAVVGGTRIALSRGLCADRFVAEVRRYGVTVVSYTWAMLRDVVDDPAFALNGNHPVRLFIGSGMPTGLWGRVVDTFAPAHVVEFFATTDGQAVLANVSGAKIGSKGRPLPGAGRVELGAYDAEHDLILENEHGFVQVAETNQVGVLLAHASGPIDPTASIKRGVFAPADTWISTEYLFYRDADGDYWLAGRRGSVVRTARGMVYAEPVTDALGCVNGVDLAVTYDVAVNGQQFAVSAVTLRPGATITAADLTEAVAGTPVGLGPDIVHVVPKLSLSATYRPTVSALRAAGIPKPGRQAWYFDPASSEFRRLTPAARTELCGEKSADD; the protein is encoded by the coding sequence GTGGTGGATCTCAATTTGTCGATGGTCACACGCCCGGTCGAGCGTCTGGTGGCCACAGCCCAGAATGGTCTGGAAGTCCTGCGGCTGGGTGGCCTGGAAACCGGCAGCGCACCGTCGCCTTCGCAGATCGTCGAGAGCGTGCCGATGTACAAGCTGCGGCGGTACTTCCCGCCGGACACCCGGCCCGGGCACGCGCCCGTGGGTCCGCCGGTGCTGATGGTGCACCCGATGATGATGTCGGCCGACATGTGGGACGTCACCCGCGAGGACGGCGCGGTGGGCATCCTGCACGCCCGCGGTCTGGATCCGTGGGTAATCGACTTCGGCTCGCCCGACAAGGTCGAGGGCGGCATGCGCCGCAACCTGGCCGACCACATCGTCGCACTCAGTCAGGCCATCGACACGGTCAAGGACACCACCGGACAGGACGTGCATCTCGTCGGCTACTCGCAGGGCGGGATGTGGTGCTACCAGGTCGCCGCCTATCGGCGCTCCAAGAACCTCGCCAGCATCGTGGCGTTCGGCTCGCCGGTGGACACCCTGGCCGCGTTGCCGATGGGTATTCCGGCCAACTTCGGTGCGGCCGCCGCCAGTTTCATGGCAGATCACGTCTTCAATCGACTGGCCATTCCCAGCTGGATGGCGCGCACCGGTTTCCAGATGATGGATCCGCTCAAGACGGCCAAGGCCCGCCTCGACTTCCTGCGGCAGCTTCACGACCGCGAGGCCCTGCTGCCGCGGGAACAACAGCGCCGATTCCTCGAATCCGAAGGCTGGATCGCCTGGTCCGGTCCGGCGATCTCAGAGCTGCTCAAGCAGTTCATCGCCCACAACCGGATGATGACCGGCGGTTTCGCCATCAGCGGTCAAATGGTGACGCTCACCGACATCACCTGCCCGATACTGGCTTTCGTCGGAGAAGTCGACGACATCGGCCAGCCGGCCTCGGTGCGCGGCATCCGCCGCGCCGCGCCCAACACCGAGGTCTACGAATGTCTCATCCGCACCGGCCATTTCGGTCTCGTCGTCGGATCCAGGGCGGCGCACCAGAGCTGGCCCACGGTCGCCGACTGGGTGCGCTGGATCTCCAGCGACGGTGACAAGCCGGCCAACATCAGCTTGATGGTCGAGCAGTCGGCCGAACACACCGACAGCGGAGTCGCGTTCAGCTCCCGGGTCGCGCACGGTATCGGAGAGGTCTCCGAGGCGGCCCTGGCCATGGCCCGCGGTGCGGCCGAGGCGGTAGTCGCCGCCAACAAATCGATGCGCACCCTGGCCGTCGAAACCGTCCGCACGTTGCCGCGCCTGGCCCGGCTGGGGCAACTCAACGACCACACCCGGATATCGCTGGGCCGGATCATCGACGAACAGGCCCACGACGCTCCGCAGGGCGAATTCCTGCTGTTCGACGATCGCGTGCACACCTACGAGGCCGTGAATCGGCGTATCAACAACGTCGTTCGCGGCCTGATCGACGTGGGGGTGCGCCAGGGGGACCGGGTGGGTGTGTTGATGGAGACCCGGCCCAGCGCCCTGGTCGCCATCGCGGCGTTGTCCCGGTTGGGGGCGATCGTGGTGCTGATGCGCCAAGACGTCGACCTGGCCGCACAGGTCCGGCTCGGCGGAGCGACCGAGATCATCACCGATCCCACCAACCTCGCCGCGGCCCGCCAATTGCCCGGACAGGTGCTGGTGCTCGGTGGCGGCGAGTCACGAGATCTGCATCTGCCCGAAGACGCCGACGTCATCGACATGGAGAAGATCGACCCCGATGCCGTCCAACTGCCCGCCTGGTACCGGCAAAATCCAGGCCTGGCAAGGGATTTGGCGTTCATTGCGTTCAGCGCGGTCGGGGGTGAGCTGGTCGCCAAGCAGATCACCAACTACCGGTGGGCGGTCTCGGCCTTCGGCACGGCATCGACGGCCGCCCTGGACCGTCGAGACACCGTGTACTGCCTGACACCGCTGCACCATGAATCGGCGCTGCTGGTCAGCCTGGGCGGCGCGGTCGTGGGCGGCACGCGCATCGCACTGTCACGCGGACTGTGTGCCGACCGGTTCGTCGCCGAGGTACGCCGTTACGGCGTCACCGTCGTGTCCTACACCTGGGCCATGCTGCGCGACGTGGTCGACGATCCGGCGTTTGCTCTCAACGGCAACCACCCCGTGCGGCTGTTTATCGGCTCGGGTATGCCGACCGGATTGTGGGGGCGCGTCGTCGACACCTTCGCTCCGGCACATGTCGTCGAGTTCTTCGCCACCACCGACGGGCAGGCGGTGCTGGCCAACGTGTCCGGCGCCAAGATCGGCAGCAAGGGCCGCCCGTTGCCCGGCGCCGGACGGGTCGAACTCGGTGCCTACGACGCCGAACACGACCTGATCCTGGAAAACGAACACGGGTTCGTCCAGGTCGCCGAAACCAACCAAGTCGGAGTGCTGCTAGCACACGCCAGCGGACCCATCGATCCGACCGCCTCGATCAAGCGGGGCGTCTTCGCACCCGCCGACACCTGGATCTCCACCGAATACCTGTTCTACCGCGATGCAGACGGGGACTACTGGCTGGCGGGCCGGCGCGGCTCGGTCGTACGCACCGCGCGGGGAATGGTCTATGCCGAGCCGGTCACCGATGCGCTGGGCTGCGTCAACGGCGTCGACCTCGCGGTCACCTATGACGTTGCGGTCAACGGCCAGCAGTTCGCCGTCTCGGCGGTGACCTTGCGGCCGGGGGCGACGATCACCGCGGCCGATCTCACGGAAGCGGTCGCAGGCACGCCGGTCGGACTGGGACCCGATATCGTCCACGTGGTGCCGAAGCTGTCGCTCAGCGCGACCTACCGGCCCACCGTCAGCGCGCTGCGGGCCGCCGGAATTCCCAAGCCGGGCCGCCAGGCATGGTATTTCGACCCTGCCTCCAGCGAGTTCCGCCGGCTGACCCCGGCGGCGCGCACCGAGTTGTGCGGCGAGAAATCCGCCGATGATTGA
- a CDS encoding Trm112 family protein: MIDEKLLDILVCPADQGPLLLVDDGQALYNPRLRRAYRIEDGIPVLLVDQARDVGDDEHARFTAPGPSAAPR; this comes from the coding sequence ATGATTGACGAAAAGCTGCTGGACATCCTGGTGTGCCCGGCTGACCAGGGCCCGCTGCTGCTCGTGGACGACGGACAGGCGCTCTACAACCCGCGGCTGCGGCGCGCCTACCGCATCGAGGACGGCATCCCGGTGCTACTGGTCGACCAAGCCCGCGACGTCGGCGACGACGAACACGCCCGCTTCACGGCGCCAGGCCCTTCGGCAGCTCCCCGGTGA
- a CDS encoding TetR family transcriptional regulator — MAARRRPGRPAGNSDTRERILACARELFAHNGIDRTSIRAVATAAGVDAALVHHYFGTKQQLFAAAIHVAVDPMDIIAPMREAPVEELGVQLPTALLALWDSELGPRLIATVRSLLSGDGVTFVRSFFEDMVTAELGSRVDSPPGTGRIRAQFVASQLIGVAMARYIVKMEPFASLPAEQIVQTIAPNLQRYLTGELPKGLAP, encoded by the coding sequence GTGGCGGCGCGGCGACGCCCCGGCCGGCCGGCCGGAAACTCCGACACCCGCGAGCGCATCCTGGCCTGTGCTCGAGAACTGTTCGCGCACAACGGTATTGACCGAACCTCGATCCGGGCCGTGGCCACGGCCGCCGGAGTGGACGCCGCCCTGGTGCATCACTACTTCGGCACCAAACAACAACTGTTCGCTGCCGCCATTCATGTGGCGGTGGATCCGATGGACATCATCGCGCCGATGCGGGAAGCCCCGGTCGAGGAGCTCGGCGTGCAGCTACCGACCGCGCTGCTTGCGCTGTGGGATTCCGAACTGGGCCCGCGGTTGATCGCGACGGTGCGGTCGCTGTTGTCGGGCGACGGCGTCACCTTTGTGCGCTCTTTCTTCGAGGACATGGTGACCGCGGAGCTGGGTTCACGCGTCGACAGTCCCCCCGGGACGGGCAGGATCCGCGCTCAATTCGTCGCCTCACAGTTGATAGGTGTGGCCATGGCGCGCTACATCGTCAAGATGGAGCCTTTTGCGTCGCTGCCGGCCGAGCAGATCGTGCAGACGATCGCACCGAATCTGCAGCGCTACCTCACCGGGGAGCTGCCGAAGGGCCTGGCGCCGTGA
- a CDS encoding ABC transporter permease encodes MQNYAATTARILRQLTADHRSIAMILLVPVLVITLMYFMFDKVPPRPGAPSGFDTACMVLLGLFPLFVMFVITAITMQRERASGTLERILTTPLRRIDLLAGYGTAFSIAAAAQATLACMVAFWFLGFDTAGSPAWVFVIAIVNATLGVGLGLLCSAFARTEFQAVQFIPLVMVPQLLLAGIIVPRALMPAWLQWLSNAMPASYALEALQQVSAHSELTYTTVRDIVVVLGFAITSLGLAAVTLRRRTP; translated from the coding sequence CTGCAGAACTATGCGGCCACTACCGCACGGATTCTGCGCCAGCTGACTGCCGATCACCGCAGCATCGCGATGATCCTGCTGGTGCCGGTTCTGGTCATCACGCTGATGTATTTCATGTTCGACAAGGTTCCGCCCCGCCCCGGTGCTCCCTCCGGATTCGACACGGCGTGCATGGTCCTGCTGGGCCTTTTCCCGCTTTTCGTGATGTTCGTCATCACTGCGATCACCATGCAACGCGAACGGGCTTCGGGAACGCTGGAGCGCATCTTGACCACGCCGCTGCGCAGAATCGATCTGCTCGCCGGCTACGGGACCGCGTTTTCGATCGCCGCGGCCGCCCAGGCCACGCTGGCGTGCATGGTGGCGTTCTGGTTCCTCGGCTTCGACACCGCGGGGAGTCCCGCGTGGGTATTCGTGATCGCGATCGTCAACGCGACCTTGGGTGTCGGGCTGGGGCTGCTCTGTAGCGCCTTCGCCCGCACCGAATTCCAGGCCGTGCAGTTCATCCCGCTGGTGATGGTGCCGCAACTGCTGCTGGCGGGCATCATCGTCCCGCGGGCGCTGATGCCGGCCTGGCTACAGTGGCTCAGCAATGCGATGCCCGCAAGCTACGCCCTGGAGGCCCTGCAACAGGTGAGCGCGCATTCCGAGCTGACCTACACCACGGTGCGCGACATCGTGGTCGTGCTGGGTTTCGCGATCACCTCGCTGGGTCTGGCGGCGGTGACGCTGCGACGGCGGACGCCGTAG
- a CDS encoding ABC transporter ATP-binding protein, translated as MMSSSSDELLRGGAEPAVLIESLTVIRGKHPAVQDISLRVGCGTITGLLGPSGSGKTTLMRCIVGSQIITSGSVRVLGLPAGSSQLRHRVGYMPQDPTVYNDLRVIDNIRYFAELCGVDGQAADEVIDAVDLSSHRTARCANLSGGQRARVSLACALVGRPDLLVLDEPTIGLDPVLRVELWDQFTTLARRGTTLVVSSHVMDEADRCGDLLLMREGRLLAHTTPDRLRKETGCTSLEDAFLSIIRRTTTAPAAG; from the coding sequence ATGATGAGTTCATCGAGTGATGAATTACTTCGGGGCGGCGCCGAACCGGCGGTCCTCATCGAAAGCCTGACCGTCATCCGTGGCAAACACCCAGCGGTTCAAGATATTTCACTGAGAGTCGGGTGCGGAACCATCACCGGGCTGCTGGGCCCGTCCGGCTCGGGCAAGACCACGCTGATGCGCTGCATCGTCGGCTCCCAGATCATCACGTCCGGTTCGGTGCGCGTTCTGGGGCTGCCGGCCGGATCGTCCCAATTGCGCCACCGCGTCGGATACATGCCTCAGGACCCAACCGTCTACAACGACCTGCGGGTGATCGACAACATCCGCTACTTCGCCGAACTCTGCGGAGTCGACGGTCAAGCCGCCGACGAGGTGATCGATGCGGTGGATCTGAGCAGCCACCGCACCGCGCGCTGTGCCAACCTCTCCGGCGGCCAGCGGGCCCGCGTTTCGCTGGCCTGTGCCCTGGTCGGCCGGCCGGATCTGCTGGTGCTCGACGAGCCGACGATCGGCCTGGACCCGGTGCTGCGGGTCGAATTGTGGGATCAGTTCACCACCCTGGCGCGGCGCGGCACCACGCTGGTGGTGTCCAGCCACGTGATGGACGAGGCCGACCGCTGCGGCGATCTGCTGCTGATGCGCGAAGGACGGCTGCTGGCCCACACCACACCGGACAGGCTACGGAAGGAAACGGGATGCACATCACTGGAGGACGCGTTTCTGTCCATCATCCGACGCACCACCACCGCGCCCGCAGCCGGCTGA
- a CDS encoding DNA-3-methyladenine glycosylase has product MSAEQLLVDPVAAARRLLGATLAGRGVRGIVVEVEAYGGVPHGPWPDAAAHSYRGLSGRNAVMFGPPGRLYTYRSHGIHVCANVSCGPDGTAAAVLLRACVVEDGIDVARSRRGELVRTAALARGPGNLCSALGIAMEDNGIDLFDPDSPVTLRLNETPHALSGPRVGVSQAADRPWRLWLAGRPEVSAYRRSPRAPVPGASD; this is encoded by the coding sequence GTGAGCGCTGAGCAACTACTGGTGGATCCGGTCGCTGCCGCGCGCCGCTTACTGGGTGCCACACTCGCCGGACGAGGGGTGCGCGGCATCGTCGTCGAGGTCGAGGCCTATGGGGGGGTGCCTCACGGCCCCTGGCCGGACGCCGCGGCGCATTCCTACCGCGGGCTCAGCGGCCGGAACGCGGTGATGTTCGGGCCGCCTGGCCGGCTCTACACCTACCGCAGTCACGGAATCCATGTCTGCGCCAATGTCTCGTGCGGCCCCGACGGCACGGCTGCTGCCGTGTTGCTACGGGCTTGCGTCGTCGAGGACGGCATCGATGTTGCCCGGTCCCGTCGTGGCGAACTGGTCCGTACCGCCGCACTGGCGCGTGGTCCGGGAAATCTCTGCTCGGCATTGGGAATCGCCATGGAGGACAATGGGATTGACCTGTTCGACCCGGACAGTCCGGTGACGCTGAGGCTCAACGAAACGCCCCATGCGCTGTCTGGTCCCCGGGTCGGCGTCAGCCAGGCCGCCGACCGGCCGTGGCGATTGTGGCTTGCGGGGCGACCGGAGGTGTCGGCCTATCGGCGCAGCCCCCGAGCGCCGGTCCCGGGCGCCAGCGACTAG
- the tyrS gene encoding tyrosine--tRNA ligase has protein sequence MILDELAWRGLIAQSTDLDALAAELRRGPMTLYAGFDPTAASLHAGHLVPLLTLRRFQRAGHRPIVLAGGATGMIGDPRDVGERTLNDVDTVAEWTERIRGQLERFVDFSDSGDSPTGAIVENNIEWTSAMSAIEFLRDVGKHFSVNVMLDRDTVRRRLEGEGISYTEFSYMLLQANDYVELHRRHGCALQIGGSDQWGNIIAGVRLVRQKLGATVHALTVPLVTAADGTKFGKSTGGGSLWLDPQLTSPYAWYQYFVNTSDADVIRYLRWFTFLSAEELAELEQATAERPQQRAAQRRLAAELTSLVHGEAATAAVEHASRALFGHAELSRLDEPTLAAALRETTVAELKPGSPDGIVDLLVATGLADSRKAARRTINEGGVSVNNIRVETDEWTPQGMDFLHGRWLVLRRGKRNVAGVERVGS, from the coding sequence ATGATCCTTGACGAGTTGGCTTGGCGTGGGCTGATCGCGCAGTCCACCGACCTCGACGCGCTGGCCGCCGAATTGCGGCGCGGCCCGATGACGTTGTACGCCGGCTTCGACCCCACCGCGGCGAGCCTGCACGCCGGACATCTGGTGCCGCTGCTGACGTTGCGCCGCTTCCAGCGGGCGGGCCATCGGCCCATCGTGCTGGCCGGCGGGGCCACCGGCATGATCGGCGACCCGCGCGACGTCGGCGAGCGCACGCTCAACGACGTCGACACCGTCGCCGAATGGACCGAGCGGATTCGTGGGCAGCTGGAACGCTTCGTCGACTTCTCGGATTCTGGGGACTCGCCGACCGGGGCCATCGTCGAGAACAACATCGAGTGGACGTCGGCGATGTCGGCCATCGAATTCCTGCGCGACGTCGGCAAGCATTTCTCGGTCAACGTGATGCTGGATCGCGATACCGTCCGGCGCCGTCTCGAGGGGGAGGGCATCTCCTACACCGAATTCAGCTACATGTTGTTGCAGGCCAACGACTACGTCGAATTACACCGGCGCCACGGCTGTGCTTTGCAGATCGGCGGTTCCGATCAGTGGGGCAACATCATCGCCGGAGTTCGGCTGGTGCGCCAAAAGCTCGGTGCCACAGTGCATGCGCTCACCGTCCCGCTGGTGACCGCCGCCGACGGCACCAAGTTCGGCAAGTCCACTGGCGGCGGCAGCTTGTGGCTGGACCCGCAGCTGACCAGCCCGTACGCCTGGTACCAGTACTTCGTGAACACCTCCGACGCGGATGTGATCCGCTATCTGCGCTGGTTCACGTTCCTGTCGGCCGAGGAGTTGGCCGAACTGGAGCAGGCGACCGCTGAGCGCCCGCAACAACGTGCGGCTCAACGACGGCTGGCCGCCGAACTCACCTCGCTGGTACACGGCGAAGCGGCCACCGCAGCCGTCGAGCACGCCAGCCGCGCGCTCTTCGGCCACGCCGAGCTGAGCCGGCTCGACGAGCCGACGCTGGCCGCCGCGCTGCGCGAAACCACCGTCGCCGAACTCAAACCGGGAAGTCCCGACGGGATCGTGGACCTGTTGGTGGCCACCGGCCTTGCCGACAGCAGGAAGGCGGCGCGGCGCACCATCAATGAGGGCGGGGTGTCGGTCAACAACATTCGCGTCGAAACCGACGAATGGACGCCGCAGGGCATGGATTTCCTGCACGGCCGGTGGCTGGTGCTGCGCCGTGGCAAGCGCAATGTCGCGGGTGTCGAACGGGTCGGGTCTTAG
- a CDS encoding TfuA-like protein: MTTNGRVVVTAGPTIGADDIHAVVPNAEVVTPIAFGQALGYGLRPGDTLLIVDGLFFQQASVRHKELLTLIDDGVRVVGSSSMGALRAAELHPFGMEGYGWVFEGYRDGLLEADDEVGMVHGDPEDGYPVFVDALVNIRHTVARAVESGLISATLAEKLIETARSTPFTQRTWNRLLESVGAPESRSLATQLRSLRVDIKHADAVLALREVVRGKGGRAVRPGPPPTVWSERWRQRWAPATPVPVTTGSGSRSAVDVGDLDVLSLLSVCASDRWAYVPALEQVAAWYWSMTHPEEGGTVCERAARAAAEVAADSYERSLETVAHRYAQATGIIDESGFPEHVRAHWLTAEENESLRDDPIAVSARLTTRTLFFARSLPAIQHFLELLRADPRLPEWRAMAARALAQRDELARQKPHLNVHRPDRGQLKRLFANSWGTQVNRIELAQRGLMTEDAFYTAATPFAVAAADDQLPSIQVGRLGSGPNMGTA, translated from the coding sequence ATGACAACTAACGGCCGGGTCGTCGTCACCGCGGGACCAACGATCGGCGCCGACGATATCCATGCGGTGGTGCCCAATGCCGAAGTGGTGACGCCGATCGCGTTCGGTCAGGCGCTCGGATACGGGTTGCGGCCGGGCGACACCCTGCTCATCGTCGACGGACTCTTCTTCCAGCAGGCGTCGGTGCGGCACAAGGAACTGCTGACGCTCATCGACGACGGGGTGCGGGTGGTCGGTTCATCGAGCATGGGAGCGTTGCGCGCCGCAGAGCTGCACCCGTTCGGCATGGAAGGCTACGGCTGGGTCTTCGAGGGCTACCGCGACGGGCTGCTCGAGGCCGACGACGAAGTGGGGATGGTCCACGGCGACCCAGAAGACGGTTATCCGGTCTTTGTCGATGCCCTGGTCAACATTCGCCATACCGTCGCGCGGGCTGTCGAATCCGGTTTGATATCAGCAACTTTGGCTGAGAAGTTGATCGAAACCGCACGCAGCACCCCGTTTACCCAGCGTACCTGGAATCGATTGCTCGAGAGTGTCGGCGCTCCCGAAAGCCGCAGCCTGGCAACACAATTGAGGTCGCTGCGGGTCGACATCAAACACGCCGACGCGGTCCTCGCGTTGCGCGAGGTGGTCCGCGGCAAAGGCGGCCGTGCCGTGCGGCCCGGCCCACCTCCGACGGTATGGTCGGAGCGCTGGCGGCAGCGGTGGGCGCCTGCGACACCCGTTCCCGTCACCACCGGCAGTGGATCCCGGTCGGCCGTCGACGTCGGTGACCTTGACGTCCTTTCGTTGCTGAGCGTCTGCGCGAGCGATCGATGGGCATACGTCCCGGCGCTGGAGCAGGTCGCCGCCTGGTACTGGAGCATGACTCACCCCGAGGAGGGCGGCACGGTGTGCGAGCGCGCCGCTCGGGCCGCCGCGGAGGTAGCTGCCGACAGCTATGAACGCTCGCTCGAGACCGTCGCTCACCGCTATGCGCAGGCCACCGGCATCATCGACGAGTCCGGGTTTCCCGAGCACGTCAGGGCACACTGGCTCACCGCCGAGGAGAACGAGAGCCTGCGCGACGATCCGATTGCGGTCTCGGCCCGACTGACCACCCGCACCCTCTTTTTCGCCCGGTCGCTCCCGGCGATCCAGCACTTCCTCGAACTGCTGCGGGCAGATCCTCGGCTGCCCGAATGGCGTGCCATGGCCGCCCGCGCCCTCGCGCAGCGGGACGAATTAGCCCGTCAGAAGCCACATTTGAACGTGCACCGGCCGGATCGAGGACAACTCAAGCGGCTATTCGCCAACAGCTGGGGCACTCAGGTGAACCGCATCGAGCTGGCGCAGCGAGGATTGATGACCGAGGACGCGTTCTATACCGCCGCCACGCCCTTCGCGGTGGCGGCGGCCGACGACCAGTTGCCGTCTATCCAGGTCGGCAGGCTGGGTTCTGGCCCCAATATGGGAACCGCGTAA
- a CDS encoding YcaO-like family protein: MSELSGRGTQQLMKAGPDWSHWPPRVLGHADPTTIGYRAGTHRIISPDQTWQAVQPALERAGITRVADLTWLDDLGIPTVQAVRPASLTLSVSQGKATTYRAAQVSAVMESLENWHVESITPDLLSRSTTDLARELTYDPAELNRPAGSFYHPGAKLDWMIATTLLTGRRTFVPWLATVVNVAVSDSWGPPMFGMDTTGLASGNSYHEATLHGLYEIMERHGMATAAPGSTLFEVPLDDAARSECAELVEMIHRAGSELSVARIDSWDGFYCFAAEITSPMAEIPFSGSGLHHDPNVALSRAITEAAQSRLTAISGAREDLPSAIYHRFARVHTYAPARRSMQPMPAAPATPWHIDYSNSLTELLALAATAVTVRSGVEPLAVVCDFDDACVPVVKVIAPGLSASIHSPMRTPLQEHG; the protein is encoded by the coding sequence ATGTCGGAACTGTCCGGGCGCGGCACCCAGCAATTGATGAAAGCCGGACCCGACTGGTCACATTGGCCGCCGCGCGTGCTGGGTCACGCGGACCCCACCACAATCGGATATCGGGCCGGCACTCACCGGATCATCTCGCCCGATCAAACCTGGCAGGCCGTTCAGCCTGCGCTGGAACGGGCCGGGATCACCCGGGTCGCGGACCTGACCTGGCTGGACGATCTCGGAATTCCTACCGTCCAGGCCGTGCGGCCCGCCTCGCTGACCTTGTCGGTCAGTCAGGGCAAGGCCACCACCTACCGCGCAGCCCAGGTCTCGGCCGTGATGGAATCGCTGGAGAACTGGCACGTGGAGAGCATCACTCCCGACCTTTTATCCAGGAGCACAACCGATCTCGCCCGCGAACTGACCTATGACCCGGCTGAGCTCAACCGGCCCGCCGGAAGCTTCTACCATCCTGGTGCCAAGCTCGACTGGATGATCGCGACGACATTGCTGACCGGCCGCCGAACCTTCGTGCCGTGGCTGGCCACCGTCGTCAACGTGGCGGTCAGCGACTCCTGGGGACCGCCGATGTTCGGGATGGACACCACGGGATTGGCATCCGGCAACAGCTACCACGAAGCCACCCTGCACGGGCTCTACGAGATCATGGAGCGTCATGGCATGGCCACGGCCGCGCCGGGATCGACCTTGTTCGAGGTACCTCTGGACGACGCCGCGCGCTCGGAGTGTGCCGAACTGGTCGAGATGATTCACCGGGCCGGAAGCGAACTGAGCGTTGCCCGGATCGACAGCTGGGACGGGTTCTACTGCTTCGCCGCCGAGATCACCTCGCCCATGGCCGAGATTCCGTTCAGCGGCAGCGGACTTCACCACGACCCCAACGTGGCGCTGTCCCGGGCGATCACCGAGGCCGCGCAGTCGCGCCTGACGGCCATCAGCGGAGCTCGCGAAGATCTCCCTTCGGCGATTTACCACAGGTTCGCCCGGGTGCACACGTATGCACCGGCTCGTCGATCGATGCAGCCGATGCCCGCCGCGCCCGCGACGCCGTGGCACATCGACTACAGCAACTCGCTGACCGAGCTGCTCGCCTTGGCGGCGACCGCCGTGACCGTCCGGTCGGGCGTCGAGCCACTCGCGGTCGTCTGCGACTTCGACGACGCCTGCGTCCCCGTGGTCAAGGTCATCGCCCCCGGACTGTCGGCTTCCATACATTCGCCGATGCGTACCCCGTTACAGGAGCACGGATGA
- a CDS encoding DUF732 domain-containing protein, which yields MTASVRALRLLALAAGVLGISATMAAPTHADMMGNAFLTALNNAGISYGQPAAAMAIGRSVCPMAVQPDGTFESVVARMAEDNGMSHDAAAAFTIVAIATYCPAVIYPLLPNRLQA from the coding sequence ATGACGGCATCGGTGAGGGCCCTTCGACTCTTGGCCTTGGCTGCCGGGGTGCTTGGCATCTCCGCGACCATGGCGGCACCCACGCACGCCGACATGATGGGTAATGCCTTCCTGACGGCCTTGAACAACGCCGGCATCTCATATGGACAGCCGGCGGCGGCGATGGCGATCGGCCGGTCGGTGTGTCCGATGGCAGTCCAGCCGGACGGGACGTTCGAATCCGTCGTCGCCAGAATGGCTGAAGACAACGGGATGTCTCACGATGCGGCAGCCGCGTTCACCATTGTCGCGATCGCGACGTATTGCCCGGCGGTGATCTACCCGCTGTTGCCCAATCGGCTACAGGCCTAG